A single Anaeromyxobacter diazotrophicus DNA region contains:
- a CDS encoding SDR family NAD(P)-dependent oxidoreductase, with product MALPLHDRVAFVTGATSGFGRAIAERFAKDGARVVVTGRRADRLQELARALGERAHAVVLDVRDRRAVEAAVAGLPGPFAEVDVLVNNAGLALGLEPAQRASLDEWDTMIDTNCRGLVTCTRALLPGMVARRRGHVVNIGSVAASYPYPGGNVYGATKAFVHQFSQNLKADLLGTGLRVTVLEPGMADTEFSLVRLKDQGKAKAVYQGMQPLTAEDVAETVAWCVTRPPHFNVNVVEMMPTDQAFSAFSVHRK from the coding sequence ATGGCCCTCCCCCTCCACGACAGAGTCGCCTTCGTCACCGGCGCCACCTCCGGCTTCGGCCGCGCCATCGCCGAGCGCTTCGCGAAGGACGGCGCGCGCGTCGTCGTCACCGGCCGCCGCGCCGACCGGCTCCAGGAGCTCGCGCGCGCGCTCGGCGAGCGCGCCCACGCGGTCGTCCTCGACGTGCGGGATCGCCGCGCGGTCGAGGCCGCCGTGGCGGGGCTGCCCGGCCCCTTCGCGGAGGTGGACGTGCTCGTCAACAACGCCGGCCTGGCGCTCGGGCTCGAGCCCGCGCAGCGCGCCTCGCTCGACGAGTGGGACACGATGATCGACACGAACTGCCGCGGGCTCGTCACCTGCACCCGCGCCCTCCTGCCCGGGATGGTGGCGCGCCGGCGCGGGCACGTCGTCAACATCGGGTCGGTCGCCGCGAGCTACCCCTACCCCGGCGGCAACGTCTACGGCGCCACCAAGGCCTTCGTGCACCAGTTCTCGCAGAACCTGAAGGCCGACCTGCTCGGCACCGGGCTGCGCGTCACCGTGCTCGAGCCGGGCATGGCCGACACCGAGTTCTCGCTGGTCCGCCTCAAGGACCAGGGCAAGGCGAAGGCCGTCTACCAGGGGATGCAGCCGCTCACCGCCGAGGACGTCGCCGAGACCGTCGCCTGGTGCGTCACCCGGCCGCCGCACTTCAACGTCAACGTGGTCGAGATGATGCCCACCGACCAGGCGTTCAGCGCCTTCTCCGTCCACCGGAAGTAG
- a CDS encoding metal-dependent hydrolase, producing MRRSLAALFVMCAVPLAAAAQGAPAGKTQVTWYGHAAFVVKTPKGTVLAIDPWFSNPSNKDGKVAPPEKVDFILVTHGHADHVGDAVALAQKTKAKFVGAFELAQALAGAGYPADQATTATAGNMGGTIDLTDEVSVTLVPAVHSSGFKAGNEGAAQYAGNPVGFMIHVKGGPTIYHTGDTAPVSDIQYPAKRWAPVDLMLACIGGHFTMDPTGAALMASWVNPKQLVPMHFGTFPLLKGTPAELQQALQQRGVKTKMVEMKVGETRAF from the coding sequence ATGAGGCGTTCCCTCGCAGCGCTGTTCGTGATGTGCGCCGTCCCGCTCGCCGCCGCCGCGCAGGGCGCCCCCGCCGGGAAGACGCAGGTCACCTGGTACGGCCACGCCGCCTTCGTGGTGAAGACGCCGAAGGGGACGGTGCTCGCCATCGACCCGTGGTTCTCGAACCCGTCGAACAAGGACGGCAAGGTCGCGCCTCCCGAGAAGGTCGACTTCATCCTCGTGACGCACGGTCACGCGGACCACGTCGGCGACGCGGTGGCGCTGGCGCAGAAGACCAAGGCCAAGTTCGTGGGCGCCTTCGAGCTGGCCCAGGCGCTCGCCGGCGCCGGGTACCCGGCCGACCAGGCGACGACGGCCACCGCCGGCAACATGGGCGGGACGATCGATCTCACCGACGAGGTGTCGGTCACGCTCGTCCCGGCGGTCCACAGCTCCGGGTTCAAGGCCGGGAACGAGGGCGCCGCGCAGTACGCCGGGAACCCGGTCGGCTTCATGATCCACGTGAAGGGCGGGCCGACCATCTACCACACCGGCGACACCGCCCCCGTCTCCGACATCCAGTACCCGGCGAAGCGCTGGGCGCCCGTCGACCTCATGCTGGCCTGCATCGGCGGCCACTTCACCATGGACCCCACCGGCGCCGCGCTCATGGCGAGCTGGGTCAACCCGAAGCAGCTCGTGCCCATGCACTTCGGCACCTTCCCGCTCCTCAAGGGCACGCCCGCCGAGCTGCAGCAGGCGCTGCAGCAGCGCGGCGTGAAGACGAAGATGGTCGAGATGAAGGTCGGGGAGACGCGCGCGTTCTGA
- a CDS encoding sigma-54-dependent transcriptional regulator encodes MDPARPTLLVVDDEKNIRRTLRMVLEPEGYAVAEAETAEEALQLLEAEPVDLGIFDVRLPGMDGLALLSRARELWRDLPVIVISGHAETPDVVEAMRRGALDFFSKPVDRDRVLVSVKNALARRSLEERVKDLSARERRFGDEMLGDSPALRRLREDIAKVAPTNGRVLILGESGTGKELIAHEIHRQSKRAAGPFVKVNCAAIPSELIESELFGHEKGSFSGAAARRRGQFEVAHGGTLFLDEIGDMSASAQAKVLRALQTGEVTRVGSERAFTVDVRVLAATNKDLEAEVREGTFREDLFFRLNVVPLRAPPLRDRLEDVPALAERFLQLAMRENGMRPKPIDPAVYERLARHRWPGNVRELRNVCERMAIMSGDRVTPADVPEVAAARPAPPPGEGADLSRYGEVPLKELRDLVERDYILKKLEEHDWNITQAAQALGVERTNLHKKIRQHGLSRAGRSPPEDEPE; translated from the coding sequence ATGGACCCGGCCCGCCCCACCCTCCTCGTCGTCGACGACGAGAAGAACATCCGCCGCACGCTGCGCATGGTCCTCGAGCCCGAGGGCTACGCGGTGGCCGAGGCGGAGACCGCCGAGGAGGCGCTCCAGCTCCTCGAGGCGGAGCCGGTGGACCTCGGCATCTTCGACGTCCGGCTCCCCGGGATGGACGGGCTGGCGCTCCTGTCGCGGGCGCGCGAGCTGTGGCGCGACCTGCCCGTCATCGTGATCAGCGGCCACGCCGAGACCCCCGACGTCGTCGAGGCCATGCGCCGCGGCGCGCTCGACTTCTTCTCCAAGCCGGTGGACCGCGACCGGGTGCTGGTGAGCGTGAAGAACGCGCTGGCGCGCCGCTCGCTCGAGGAGCGGGTGAAGGACCTCTCCGCCCGCGAGCGGCGCTTCGGCGACGAGATGCTGGGCGACAGCCCCGCCCTGCGGCGGCTGCGCGAGGACATCGCCAAGGTCGCGCCGACCAACGGACGCGTGCTCATCCTGGGGGAGTCCGGGACCGGCAAGGAGCTCATCGCGCACGAGATCCACCGTCAGTCGAAGCGGGCCGCCGGCCCCTTCGTCAAGGTGAACTGCGCCGCCATCCCCTCGGAGCTCATCGAGAGCGAGCTCTTCGGGCACGAGAAGGGCAGCTTCTCCGGCGCCGCCGCCCGGCGCCGCGGCCAGTTCGAGGTGGCGCACGGCGGCACGCTCTTCCTGGACGAGATCGGGGACATGAGCGCCTCGGCCCAGGCCAAGGTGCTGCGGGCGCTGCAGACCGGCGAGGTGACGCGGGTCGGCTCGGAGCGCGCCTTCACCGTCGACGTGCGCGTCCTCGCGGCGACCAACAAGGACCTCGAGGCCGAGGTGCGGGAGGGGACCTTCCGCGAGGACCTCTTCTTCCGGCTCAACGTCGTGCCGCTCCGCGCGCCGCCGCTGCGCGACCGGCTGGAGGACGTGCCGGCGCTCGCCGAGCGCTTCCTGCAGCTCGCCATGCGCGAGAACGGCATGCGCCCGAAGCCCATCGACCCCGCCGTCTACGAGCGCCTGGCGCGCCACCGGTGGCCGGGGAACGTCCGCGAGCTGCGCAACGTGTGCGAGCGGATGGCCATCATGAGCGGCGACCGCGTCACCCCGGCCGACGTCCCGGAGGTGGCCGCGGCGCGCCCGGCGCCGCCGCCCGGCGAGGGCGCCGACCTCTCGCGGTACGGCGAGGTGCCGCTCAAGGAGCTCCGGGACCTGGTCGAGCGCGACTACATCCTGAAGAAGCTCGAGGAGCACGACTGGAACATCACCCAGGCCGCGCAGGCGCTGGGGGTCGAGCGCACCAACCTCCACAAGAAGATCAGGCAACACGGGCTCTCCCGCGCCGGCCGGTCCCCTCCCGAGGACGAGCCGGAGTGA
- a CDS encoding histidine kinase dimerization/phospho-acceptor domain-containing protein — translation MAPYTTEATSPERRGFMLLLGATNAVLLVLDVLRGPPELGLLLAGRLLLMAVLLGAPLALGRASGAAAGAVATVGGVVAAAGFAAVARATGGGAGPYLVVLPILPIVYLLAVPDVPWAALSTGLLGGTLAIAIVWSEGARGARLATAVALNAFGTAYATAGAALNRHLRRREAAAREELGRSEARRVQAERMTLLGRVVAGVAHAFNNPLAALSADLRWLERVARGAPEPDAAEVDEVAGDARSALERLRRIVLDLGALAREGRGAREALELAELVAHAARLAALRGVAADAAAVPAGLRVLGERDSLVQALAGVLISCSEGGARGGAALRLSAAARDGALELRIDGAGRGVLLHDDVLLVVARERLSSLGGGLEARRDEGGEGIVVHLPPAAAEPPPAR, via the coding sequence GTGGCCCCTTACACCACCGAGGCGACCTCTCCGGAGCGGCGCGGGTTCATGCTGCTCCTGGGCGCCACGAACGCGGTCCTGCTGGTCCTGGACGTCCTCCGCGGGCCGCCCGAGCTCGGGCTGCTCCTCGCCGGCCGCCTGCTGCTCATGGCGGTGCTCCTCGGCGCCCCGCTCGCGCTCGGCCGGGCCAGCGGCGCGGCCGCGGGCGCGGTGGCCACGGTGGGTGGCGTCGTCGCCGCCGCCGGCTTCGCGGCCGTGGCGCGCGCGACCGGGGGCGGCGCGGGGCCGTACCTGGTGGTGCTCCCCATCCTGCCGATCGTGTACCTGCTGGCGGTCCCCGACGTGCCCTGGGCGGCGCTGTCGACCGGCCTCCTGGGCGGGACCCTCGCCATCGCCATCGTGTGGTCGGAGGGGGCGCGCGGGGCGCGGCTCGCCACGGCCGTGGCGCTGAACGCGTTCGGGACGGCATACGCCACCGCGGGCGCGGCGCTCAACCGCCACCTGCGGCGGCGCGAGGCGGCGGCGCGCGAGGAGCTGGGCCGCAGCGAGGCGCGCCGGGTCCAGGCGGAGCGGATGACCTTGCTCGGGCGGGTGGTGGCGGGCGTGGCGCACGCCTTCAACAACCCGCTGGCGGCGCTCTCGGCCGACCTGCGCTGGCTCGAGCGCGTCGCCCGGGGCGCCCCCGAACCCGACGCGGCCGAGGTGGACGAGGTGGCCGGGGATGCCCGGAGCGCGCTCGAGCGCCTGCGCCGCATCGTCCTCGACCTGGGCGCGCTGGCGCGCGAGGGGCGCGGCGCCCGCGAGGCGCTCGAGCTGGCCGAGCTGGTCGCGCACGCGGCGCGGCTGGCCGCGCTGCGCGGCGTGGCGGCCGACGCCGCCGCCGTCCCTGCGGGGCTGCGGGTCCTCGGCGAGCGCGACTCGCTGGTCCAGGCGCTGGCCGGGGTCCTCATCTCGTGCTCGGAGGGCGGCGCCCGGGGCGGCGCGGCGCTGCGCCTGTCCGCCGCGGCCCGGGACGGCGCCCTCGAGCTGCGCATCGACGGCGCGGGGCGCGGCGTGCTGCTCCACGACGACGTCCTCCTGGTGGTCGCGCGCGAGCGCCTCTCCTCGCTCGGCGGCGGCCTGGAGGCCCGGCGCGACGAGGGCGGCGAGGGGATCGTGGTGCACCTCCCGCCGGCCGCGGCGGAACCGCCCCCGGCCCGCTGA
- the glnE gene encoding bifunctional [glutamate--ammonia ligase]-adenylyl-L-tyrosine phosphorylase/[glutamate--ammonia-ligase] adenylyltransferase: MNAPAPVPPVEPAPFRAEAAARERLARLAARATPATLERLTALCARAADPDLALAGVERYADAAGALPDAPALLEALVLVCGASRMVASLLAREPALLRRAAGSRRLDAPRGEDELRRLLARAAARLDPDDVPGLHRLLRRVRTREVVRIALRDLRRARMSEVTGELSALATACLDAAIRFHDRRLRARHGAPEGLEDREPGAGFCALAMGKLGARELNFSSDVDVIYVYGPDGTTAGGVTHFAHYAKLAELVTEALAKPTDDGFVFRVDLNLRPDGRSGPIVNSVRAAELYYQSFGRSWERNALVKARPAAGDVAVGEELLRWLEPFVWRRSLDLEIVAEIQAMKARIDARAGAEGRDNLKLGKGGIREVEFFVSALQLLHGGKSRELRERAVLPALDRLLFAGVVPARERDALADAYLFLRRAEHRVQMEDGRQTHALPPPEERAWLARAMGYSSLQRFEEQLAAHRERVAALFADVLGRGAEEVKLDPELSLLADPTVPDERRVEIALRRGLSDPDRALAALDALGRRRTPFAHSGDPVAAVALLQEALATPDPDQALGFLADFAAALPNAEPYFRLLSQNHRVARLLLSLFGTSDFLSKRFLRHPELLDALLREDSVVLAKGRDAFQLELEARLAPLARPAEGLDQSLEDQLGELRRYKNEEVLRIAVHDIAGALPLAGVAAQLSDLAEVSLERCLALAEQEAREKGRLPQHRLCVIAMGKLGGRELGYHSDLDLVFLYRSPPGDEAAPHSSHGDYARLAQRLMSFLQMPLREGFLWKIDTRLRPSGNQGALVTSAAGFARYHVGGEGVAPVRSQLWERQALLRARFVAGDAALFEEVQARVLVPALWSRPADPAQLAHEIRRMRERIEAEIGKEAERGPNPKSGRGGLIDVEFAAQFLQLAHGHAHPSVRTPSTPVALRRLREAGLLADAEHQALASGYEFLRRLDLRLRIVHDYTVDHLPQGRGLVQLARRLGYYGEDPSARFQAEYRRVTAEVRAAFDEVVR; encoded by the coding sequence ATGAACGCCCCCGCGCCCGTCCCCCCGGTCGAGCCCGCGCCCTTCCGCGCCGAGGCGGCCGCCCGCGAGCGGCTGGCGCGCCTCGCCGCCCGCGCCACCCCCGCCACGCTCGAGCGCCTCACGGCGCTGTGCGCGCGCGCCGCCGACCCGGACCTGGCGCTGGCCGGCGTCGAGCGCTACGCCGACGCCGCCGGGGCGCTGCCGGACGCGCCGGCGCTGCTCGAGGCGCTCGTGCTCGTCTGCGGGGCGTCGCGGATGGTGGCGAGCCTGCTCGCGCGCGAGCCCGCCCTGCTCCGGCGCGCGGCCGGCTCACGCCGGCTCGACGCCCCGCGCGGCGAGGACGAGCTCCGGCGCCTGCTGGCGCGCGCCGCGGCCCGGCTCGACCCGGACGACGTCCCGGGGCTGCACCGGCTGCTCCGGCGCGTCCGCACCCGCGAGGTGGTCCGGATCGCGCTGCGCGACCTCCGCCGCGCGCGCATGAGCGAGGTGACCGGCGAGCTGTCGGCGCTCGCCACCGCCTGCCTGGACGCCGCCATCCGGTTCCACGACCGGCGGCTCCGCGCGCGCCACGGCGCCCCGGAGGGCCTCGAGGACCGCGAGCCCGGCGCCGGCTTCTGCGCCCTCGCCATGGGGAAGCTCGGCGCCCGCGAGCTCAACTTCTCCTCCGACGTGGACGTCATCTACGTCTACGGCCCGGACGGCACCACCGCGGGGGGCGTCACCCACTTCGCCCACTACGCGAAGCTCGCCGAGCTCGTCACCGAGGCGCTCGCCAAGCCCACCGACGACGGGTTCGTGTTCCGGGTCGACCTGAACCTGCGGCCGGACGGCCGCAGCGGCCCCATCGTGAACAGCGTCCGCGCCGCCGAGCTCTACTACCAGTCGTTCGGGCGGTCGTGGGAGCGGAACGCGCTCGTCAAGGCGCGGCCCGCCGCCGGCGACGTGGCGGTGGGGGAGGAGCTGCTCCGGTGGCTCGAGCCGTTCGTCTGGCGCCGCTCGCTCGACCTCGAGATCGTGGCCGAGATCCAGGCCATGAAGGCGCGCATCGACGCGCGCGCCGGCGCCGAGGGGCGCGACAACCTCAAGCTCGGCAAGGGCGGGATCCGCGAGGTCGAGTTCTTCGTCTCGGCGCTCCAGCTGCTCCACGGCGGGAAGTCGCGCGAGCTGCGCGAGCGGGCGGTGCTGCCCGCCCTCGACCGGCTGCTCTTCGCCGGGGTGGTGCCCGCGCGGGAGCGCGACGCGCTGGCGGACGCGTACCTCTTCCTGCGCCGCGCCGAGCACCGGGTGCAGATGGAGGACGGGCGGCAGACGCACGCCCTGCCCCCGCCCGAGGAGCGGGCGTGGCTGGCGCGGGCGATGGGGTACTCCAGCCTGCAGCGGTTCGAGGAGCAGCTGGCGGCGCACCGCGAGCGGGTGGCCGCGCTGTTCGCGGACGTGCTCGGGCGCGGCGCGGAGGAGGTGAAGCTCGACCCCGAGCTCTCGCTCCTCGCCGACCCGACCGTGCCCGACGAGCGCCGGGTCGAGATCGCGCTCCGCCGCGGGCTCTCCGACCCCGACCGCGCCCTGGCCGCGCTCGACGCCCTGGGCCGCCGCCGCACCCCATTCGCCCACTCGGGCGATCCGGTCGCCGCCGTCGCGCTCCTGCAGGAGGCGCTCGCGACGCCCGACCCCGACCAGGCGCTGGGCTTCCTGGCCGACTTCGCCGCCGCCCTCCCCAACGCCGAGCCCTACTTCCGGCTCCTTTCGCAGAACCACCGGGTGGCGCGGCTGCTCCTGTCGCTGTTCGGCACCTCCGACTTCCTCTCCAAGCGCTTCCTGCGCCACCCCGAGCTGCTCGACGCGCTCCTGCGCGAGGACTCGGTGGTGCTGGCGAAGGGGCGGGACGCCTTCCAGCTCGAGCTCGAGGCGCGGCTCGCGCCGCTGGCGCGCCCGGCCGAGGGCCTCGACCAGAGCCTCGAGGACCAGCTGGGCGAGCTGCGCCGCTACAAGAACGAGGAGGTCCTGCGCATCGCGGTGCACGACATCGCCGGCGCCCTCCCGCTGGCCGGGGTGGCGGCCCAGCTCTCCGACCTGGCCGAGGTGTCGCTCGAGCGGTGCCTCGCGCTCGCCGAGCAGGAGGCGCGCGAGAAGGGGCGGCTGCCGCAGCACCGCCTGTGCGTCATCGCCATGGGGAAGCTGGGCGGGCGCGAGCTCGGCTACCACTCCGACCTCGACCTCGTCTTCCTCTACCGCTCGCCCCCGGGCGACGAGGCGGCGCCGCACTCCTCGCACGGCGACTACGCGCGGCTGGCCCAGCGGCTCATGTCGTTCCTGCAGATGCCCCTGCGCGAGGGCTTCCTGTGGAAGATCGACACCCGGCTCCGCCCCTCCGGCAACCAGGGGGCGCTCGTCACCAGCGCGGCTGGCTTCGCCCGGTACCACGTCGGCGGCGAGGGCGTGGCGCCGGTGCGCAGCCAGCTCTGGGAGCGGCAGGCGCTGCTCCGGGCGCGCTTCGTCGCCGGCGACGCGGCGCTGTTCGAGGAGGTGCAGGCCCGGGTGCTCGTGCCGGCGCTGTGGAGCCGCCCCGCCGACCCGGCCCAGCTCGCCCACGAGATCCGGCGCATGCGCGAGCGGATCGAGGCCGAGATCGGGAAGGAGGCGGAGCGCGGCCCGAACCCGAAGTCCGGCCGCGGCGGCCTCATCGACGTGGAGTTCGCCGCCCAGTTCCTCCAGCTCGCGCACGGCCACGCCCACCCGTCGGTGCGGACGCCCTCGACCCCGGTCGCGCTGCGGCGCCTGCGCGAGGCGGGCCTCCTCGCCGACGCCGAGCACCAGGCGCTCGCCAGCGGCTACGAGTTCCTGCGCCGGCTCGACCTCCGCCTCCGCATCGTCCACGACTACACGGTGGACCACCTGCCGCAGGGCCGCGGGCTCGTCCAGCTGGCGCGCCGGCTCGGCTACTACGGCGAGGACCCCTCCGCCCGCTTCCAGGCCGAGTACCGCCGGGTCACGGCCGAGGTGCGCGCCGCCTTCGACGAGGTGGTGCGGTAG
- a CDS encoding potassium transporter Kup → MARPDTSPAPSPALVPQGQTGTHPLPPHSPRGRALALLSLTALGVVFGDIGTSPLYALKECFTGPHGVPPTPANVLGVLSLVFWAMTFVVTFKYLTFVMRADNRGEGGILALMALVGQRETTRRGRQVLLLLGLFGAALLYGDGVITPAISVLSAVEGLAVAAPTLEHLVVPLTVAILVGLFAFQRRGTATVGLVFGPIMLLWLVAIALLGARAVAGDLGVLAAVSPHHALRFLVEHRTHGFLVLGGVVLVITGGEALYADMGHFGAKPIRTAWLCVAMPALVLNYFGQGALLLRDPTAARNPFYLLVPEWALYPMIAVAAAAAIVASQALISGAFSLSNQAVQLGYSPRFTIRHTSRTEFGQIYVPEVNGALAVACLALVLGFRSSSALASAYGIAVTGTMAITTLLFHRVMRDLWHWRRRVAWPLTAVFLTVDLAFFASNLVKIEEGGWFPLAAAALVFTLMSTWKRGRSALSEQLREAGLPLELFLDDLERRGPHRVPGTAVFMTSNLGSVPPVLLHHLKHNKVLHERVLLVSILTEDIPTVPSQARATVRVLRAGFVQVVARYGFMQTPRVPAMLAALPPSSIPGPPLRDTTMETTYYLGRDTLLPTGPSRLPHWRKRLFIIMARNSITASAFFGLPPNRVVEMGGQIQL, encoded by the coding sequence ATGGCTCGTCCCGACACCTCCCCCGCGCCCTCGCCCGCGCTCGTCCCCCAGGGCCAGACCGGCACCCACCCGCTGCCGCCGCACTCGCCGCGCGGGCGCGCCCTCGCCTTGCTGTCGCTCACCGCCCTGGGCGTCGTCTTCGGCGACATCGGCACGAGCCCGCTGTACGCGCTCAAGGAGTGCTTCACCGGCCCCCACGGGGTCCCGCCGACGCCCGCCAACGTGCTCGGCGTCCTCTCGCTCGTGTTCTGGGCGATGACGTTCGTCGTCACGTTCAAGTACCTCACGTTCGTGATGCGGGCCGACAACCGGGGGGAGGGCGGGATCCTGGCGCTCATGGCCCTCGTCGGGCAGCGCGAGACCACGCGGCGCGGCCGCCAGGTGCTGCTCCTGCTCGGCCTCTTCGGCGCGGCGCTCCTCTACGGCGACGGGGTCATCACGCCGGCCATCAGCGTGCTGTCGGCGGTGGAGGGCCTCGCCGTCGCCGCGCCCACCCTCGAGCACCTGGTCGTGCCGCTCACGGTCGCGATCCTGGTCGGGCTGTTCGCGTTCCAGCGGCGCGGCACCGCCACGGTGGGGCTGGTCTTCGGGCCCATCATGCTGCTGTGGCTGGTGGCCATCGCCCTCCTCGGCGCGCGCGCCGTGGCCGGCGACCTGGGCGTGCTCGCCGCCGTCTCGCCGCACCACGCGCTGCGCTTCCTGGTCGAGCACCGCACCCACGGGTTCCTGGTGCTGGGCGGGGTGGTGCTCGTCATCACCGGCGGCGAGGCGCTCTACGCCGACATGGGCCACTTCGGGGCGAAGCCCATCCGCACCGCCTGGCTGTGCGTGGCGATGCCGGCGCTGGTCCTCAACTACTTCGGCCAGGGCGCGCTGCTGCTCCGCGACCCGACGGCGGCCCGCAACCCGTTCTACCTGCTCGTGCCGGAGTGGGCGCTCTACCCCATGATCGCCGTCGCGGCGGCTGCGGCCATCGTCGCGTCGCAGGCGCTCATCTCCGGGGCCTTCTCCCTCTCGAACCAGGCGGTGCAGCTCGGCTACTCGCCGCGCTTCACCATCCGCCACACCTCGCGCACCGAGTTCGGCCAGATCTACGTGCCGGAGGTGAACGGGGCCCTGGCGGTGGCGTGCCTGGCGCTCGTCCTGGGCTTCCGCTCCTCCTCCGCGCTCGCCTCCGCCTACGGCATCGCGGTGACCGGCACCATGGCCATCACCACGCTCCTCTTTCACCGGGTGATGCGCGACCTCTGGCATTGGCGCCGCCGGGTGGCGTGGCCGCTCACGGCGGTGTTCCTGACGGTGGACCTCGCCTTCTTCGCCTCCAACCTGGTCAAGATCGAGGAGGGCGGCTGGTTCCCGCTGGCGGCGGCGGCGCTGGTCTTCACGCTCATGTCCACCTGGAAGCGCGGCCGGAGCGCGCTCTCCGAGCAGCTCCGCGAGGCGGGGCTGCCGCTCGAGCTGTTCCTCGACGACCTCGAGCGCCGCGGGCCGCACCGCGTGCCGGGCACCGCCGTCTTCATGACCTCCAACCTGGGATCGGTCCCGCCGGTCCTGTTGCACCACCTCAAGCACAACAAGGTGCTGCACGAGCGCGTGCTGCTCGTCTCCATCCTGACCGAGGACATCCCGACGGTGCCGTCCCAGGCGCGCGCCACCGTGCGCGTGCTCCGCGCCGGGTTCGTGCAGGTGGTGGCGCGCTACGGGTTCATGCAGACGCCGCGCGTCCCCGCGATGCTGGCCGCCCTCCCGCCGTCCTCCATCCCCGGGCCGCCGCTGCGCGACACCACGATGGAGACGACCTACTACCTCGGCCGGGACACGCTGCTCCCCACCGGCCCGTCGCGCCTGCCGCACTGGCGCAAGCGCCTCTTCATCATCATGGCCCGCAACTCCATCACCGCCAGCGCCTTCTTCGGCCTGCCGCCGAACCGCGTCGTCGAGATGGGCGGGCAGATACAGTTGTAG